The Desulfovibrio sp. sequence AGCGACAGAGTACATGTATCGTCCTGTCGAAACAACGGGTGAAATGTATCGTGGCTTATCTGTATTCAGTCGAAAAGGAACGCTAAAGCGGAAGTGCTCACAAAGAAAAAGGGCTCCGAGTAAAAAACTGGAGCCCTGTCTTATTCTGGAGCCAGCGAGGGGACTCGAACCCCTGACCTGCTGATTACGAAGTGGATGCACCTTAAAATTGTCGATTGATTTCAGCTGACTACAGCCTATTTTTCACCACGTCAAATCGATTATATTTACACAGTCATTCCAGCATGTTATACCTATTTCAGGTGGAAAGATTTTTCACAAACCTTTCACCTGGGAGGCGGAAATAATGACTACAAAAACCAACGTGATAGAAAAGCTTCGGCATCCTTACAAAATTACGCTCTATAAGAACGGAACGAACGCAAATATCTATTATTACTTTACTTTCAAGAAAAAATCTTATCGAGGTTCGACTGGAACTGATTCGGTTGACAAAGCTATTGATGTAGTCTCTGAAATCTACTTTGGCGTAAAGAAGGGGAAAGATCCGAAAGCGCAAAAGGGTGACAGCGTTAAGTTTGAGGTCGCAGTGGCGAAGTTCTTGGAATACAAGTTGACGGAAGGTAACATCGCACCAAAGACCTTGAAGGAATATACAAGGCAGTCAAGATATCTGGTTGAGAAACTTGGTAGCAAATCCATTGACTCCTTCACGGCGAAAGATTTTCTTGAGTATGAAGAATGGCGGGTGAATTACTACAAGACACACGCCGCAAAGAAAAAACAGGTATACGTTAGGGATGGAAAAAAAGTTACTGGAAGAACATTTGATACTGTGGGAAACTCTGAAATAAACAGAGAATGTACCCTGATCGGTTCTATCTTGAGACATGCAAAGAGATACATGAACGCCTTGCAGGGTAAAGATGTTCCAGTGTTCAAGAACAAAAAGGAAAGGATTCGTGAAGACATCCTAACAAAAGATGAATATCTCGCTCTTGAAGACTACTGGATGAAAGAGAACCCCTATTACTGGCAGATAATTTCTTTCGTCAATAATACTGGGATTAGATACCCATCAGAACTGTGTAGGATCACGTGGGGTGATGTCGACCTCCTAAAATCGTATGTAGTCATTAGAGATAGGAAGAGCAAAGGGAAAACCCCTCTTCATTCCAGCGTTCCACTTGTTGGCAGAGCACGGGAAATCATAGAGCAACTTGGCAATAGGCAAAACATTCCAAAAGGTCACAACGATATTGTATTTGTCAACGACAATGGCGTCCAAATTAAGAATATCAACAAGGCTTTTAAGAAAAGTTTGGAGGCGTGTGGCATTGAGAAGGATATCTCGATGTACTCGCTACGGCATCTGTTCATCACCAGAATGATGAAGCGCCCAGATATTCCCATGCAGATGATTGCTAGTACGGTCGGTCACGTAGATACCACAATGGTTGAACGTCGGTACTCGCATCTACGCACAGCGGATATTGTAGAAGCATTCAAGCGGTCAGAGGACAACAAGAAAGAGTTTATTGCAAAGATGAAGCGCCAGATTGAAGAATTGGAACAAGAATAATATAAAAAATCGATCATTGGATAATGTGTATACATGACTTCCTAGGTATGGTTTTCGCTTGTCCATTTTTTTCTTCCAAATGCACCAAATCAAGCTTAAGAATTTAAAAAAACCGTTACAAATCTATATTCAGAAAAGATCAGTAATTACGAGGTGTTGGTGGCATAATGCATGATGGAATGATAAGTCAGTTAGATGATGGTACTTTGTACGTTAGATTTAATAACGAACTGTATGAATTGGAAGCAATTAGGGCTGCTGCCTTTAAGTTTTCTGGCAATTACTTTGTACTAATGAAACCATTTGATGCTCATGAAGTTATATTAATACTTGATCCGAAGCCAGATTGTGAATGCAATATAGAAAATGACTTGAAATGTTTTTGTAATGAGACGTTAGATCAACAGATAAGATTGGATCTTGAAAAAAGATACGGAAATATGAAAGAATTGATCGTCAGGCAGGCATTCTTACCTGTCGAAGACGGGAAAATGGATATCAAGTGTGAATAATCAGCCGTATCTCATACTTCCGCACAGCTATACAAAGATTAACAGCGGAGACTACCTCTTAACAAACGATGGAGGGGATTTTTATTATTTGAGTCCAAATGAGCTTGAAGGATTTCTTACATATAAACTAGATAATTCTGGTGATATATACAAAGACTTAGTGAGCTCACAGTTCATTTCAGAATATAAAACTAGTTTGTCTTTAAATTTAGCAGCTACAAAGTACCGTACACGAAAAGGATTTTTAAGAAATTTCACAGTTTTGCACATGATGGTGATAACTGTACGGTGCAATCAACGATGTGAGTATTGCCAAGTGTCATGTGAGCCTGAAGAAGCTTCTAAGTATGACATGCCAATTGATACCGCATGTAAAATTGTCG is a genomic window containing:
- a CDS encoding site-specific integrase, with amino-acid sequence MTTKTNVIEKLRHPYKITLYKNGTNANIYYYFTFKKKSYRGSTGTDSVDKAIDVVSEIYFGVKKGKDPKAQKGDSVKFEVAVAKFLEYKLTEGNIAPKTLKEYTRQSRYLVEKLGSKSIDSFTAKDFLEYEEWRVNYYKTHAAKKKQVYVRDGKKVTGRTFDTVGNSEINRECTLIGSILRHAKRYMNALQGKDVPVFKNKKERIREDILTKDEYLALEDYWMKENPYYWQIISFVNNTGIRYPSELCRITWGDVDLLKSYVVIRDRKSKGKTPLHSSVPLVGRAREIIEQLGNRQNIPKGHNDIVFVNDNGVQIKNINKAFKKSLEACGIEKDISMYSLRHLFITRMMKRPDIPMQMIASTVGHVDTTMVERRYSHLRTADIVEAFKRSEDNKKEFIAKMKRQIEELEQE